The genomic window TCGAGGTACCGATAGTTAGTAATGTCACGGCAACTTTTGGTGCGACCAACTGACGGATGGGACGATGAGAGCTTTTGCATGTCCCTGAGCGAGGTGTAGTCGACCATCGATTTTGCTTGTCCTTTTTGATTCGGCTGTTGATCAATTTTTTGTACTGCAAAATATACTGAAATGCTCTCGTGAGATCGAAGAGGGTGTTGCCTATGGCATCACACACCAAGGTTTAGTCACAGTGCCGATCGCAGCGAGAAATTtgggtctagtctagttctaattCTAGTCTAGATAGATGGGGCTAATcctggaaaaagaaaaataggaATGGGGGAGAGCAAAAGAAAGGCCAGAGCTAGGGAGCCTCAAACCCCGCATCGGAAGTGAGGCTGTACATGATTATGGTGTACGACGGCAGGAGCAAAATTGATGTATCCTGATTAGGATGGATGGGAACATGCGTTAGTTTCTACTCGCACTGTATGTCAAGGACTTGCTCATCACTCTAATCGGGCGCTCCTTGGAGCCTTGATAATAATACCTTGTACTATTTCGCTTTCTTCTATAATATGGTACTAACTCTTTTAAGTGAGGCAGACCctggacacgtatctctttTACGTGCCTACGGCATGCCGGTAATATGCAACAAGTCGAGGCATACCCAAATTATATTGCACATAGTAACCCCAAGACTGTCCGAAACTGGACATCGTGCTATATCTCAACACCCCCCAGACCTTGACGCCAAGTCGCCAACCCGAATGCATCACAGCTGTGACCCTTGCTTGACTGGTCCAATCGTTGCCCGTAGTCTTGTATTCTCAATCATGCGCTCACTGATAGCTTCTCCAATCTTGACTTGACAGCCTCGACCAGCGCAGTCTCCCTCTCCAGAAGCTGCATCACCTGCCCAATTTTGGCCTTGCGCACCTCGGCCGGTATCTTCATGTTGGGCGTAGATGGCGATCCCGGCTCCGTCCTGCCGCCATCCCCTGCCGGGGATCCCTTCCTCTGCTGGTTCTGGCCCTGTTGTTGGTGCTGCCccagagcctgagcctgCCTGACCAGCTCCTCCTTGAGCCGCGTGACCTCCTCGAACCGCTGCCGGTATTGCCTGATCTTTGCCCCCGttctctgctgctgctgctgcagctcCTCCCCGCTCGTGGCCACCACGTCGGACCAGCTTCCCAGCACGCTCGCCTCGAGCGCCTTGACTTCCTCTATCCACGCCTTCTCCTTATCGCTCAGCTCACGGCTGTGCGCCCGGCTTGTCTGCCTCTTCAGCTTGTCCATGCGCTCTGCCAACGCCTTCTGGCGCTCACTGACCTCCTCGAGCCGCCTCCTCAGTCGCACATCGTCAGGTATGCGCTCGCCTGTTTCAGAGTCAACGTCATCCTCGCCCGCAATCTTATCAATCTTGCCCTTGAGCATGTTCATCTTGAGCACCTGCTCGTGGAGCTCCGCCGGCAGCTGCTGCAGCCTTCTAAACAGCTCGCTCACCGCCTGATTAATCCGCTCCGTCTGGGCGTCCACGTGCTGGTGCGCGTTGGTGAGCAACGTGAGGATCGCCGGCGACAGCCTGATTTCTTGCTGTGTCAGAGCCGCCTGGTACTTGCTCGACCTCGCGAGCTTGACAAAGTCCGAGAGTTCGTTCTGCTCCCCAAGCGTGTCGGGGGGTTGGAACGTCGGCCGCGGCTCGCAGATGACTAACGGCTTGATATCCTCTTCGTGGGCGAACGTCGGGCTGGGCGCCCGGACGGCAGGCCCAAACTCGTCTTCGGGCGTGTCCAGAGTTAGTGCAACGGCAGCCTGGGGCGTGCCGCTCAGTACAAAGTGGCCCAGGTCTGGATCGTTGATGGCGACGCAAGCAGATAGCGGGCCCCCTTTGTGGGTGTATATGCGGTCCCTGGTTGATGACTGTCCCTTGACCAGAAGATCTATCCTGAAATCTGCACCGGACACCGAATCGCCCTGCAGCTCGCTCTCCAGACAGAAGACCCAAGGTGCTAGGGACACCAGTGTGATGCCGGCCGGATGTGTAATGTAAAATGAGTATCGTGATGTAACATCTTCGCTGAACATGGGCCATGCGTCCGAGGTAACTTCCATGGGTCGCATAACGTCCATCGTCTGAAATGTAAGAAGCGAAGGAGGATCCATAGTAGAGCCGAATCTGCTCACTTTGGATTTTAAGGGTGGAAGCCACTGTGCCTGGACACCGTCGAGATCCAGGCAAATTCGAAGTTGTCCGCTGGTGGAGACAAGACATATCACAGATAGTGACAAGCCTTCTGAGTCGTCTGCGGCAAGCTCGTCCTCATCCTCTTCCATCATCAAATCTCCCGTGTCTCCCTTCTCTCCAATGACAAAAATGTCAGTCAATTCCAAATCCAAATCGTCGTCACCCAGAACTTCCAAATCAAGATCGAAAGGACCCTGTAGCTTGGGAATGGCTCCGGGTTTTGCAGGTCGAGTGTAGATCTCCGAGGCTGGCTCAGTAACAGAGGCCTCGATAATCCGAGGCTCCTGGCTATCCAGATCTGACATCCACTCTAGCTGTTGCTGTGCTAGTTGCTTCTCGGAACCCGATATGGTCGGGTCGTCCTCAATAGCGGCAACCTTGGCAACAACCGAAACCGACAGCGACGGGATCAGAGTAGGCGGCGGTGCCCACTTCTGAGGAAGCAGCGGACACAGAGCGTAGACGTCGCCTCCACGCATGGCGACCCACAAGGTCATCGACGACCACGATCCAGAGCCACGGCCGCCGaaacaggcggcagccactTCCATGTCGAACGAGTCGGGCGAGAATCCCTGGTTCATCGCCCCGATCGATGCGCTGAAGTCCTGGTCGAGGGATGTGCCATCCGCGAGCTTCCTCAGATCGATGGCGAGGGTGGGCGAGTCGAATGACCACCTGTCGGCGGCAGATAATTCCCACACCCGAACGACGGCATCGTCAGTGACGGTGACCAGGCATGAGCCACTAACACCGAGGGGATGCCAAAGGGCCGATGCGATAGCCGATTTGGACGTCACATGTGTGGTAGGCCCCAGAGTCCAGAACTTGGCCTTAAGAGGGCCACTGTCTTCGGCCGTCAGGTGTGAAGGATCCGGTAGCAGGCATACATGGACCGTATGTGCCGTAAGCACTGCGAGATAGTTTGAGTGTGGTGATACGATGAGCTGCCTGATGTCGTCTGCTACCGGCGTCTTGATAGTCTGTAGTTCCGCGAAGACCAATGTTGTTAGCAGGAGCAAACATGTAATCACGTATGGTCAGCATGATGGAAACAATGAGGTAAAAAGCCACTTACGCGCATGCCCTGAGCATGGCCAGAGGATCCGATGCCGGCGTTGGGTCCGTCATCCTCATGTATTGCGAAAGAACCGGAGCCATTCGAGTCTTCCCGTTTGATGCGCACACCACCCCGAGTTTGCCTCGACTGGTGTTGCTCCTTGAGGTACACGAGATCGCCCCATCTGATTTCCCGACCGTTGGCGACAAACACCTCGGTCCCTCGACGCGCTATCGTCCGCCTTGGTCCGGCCTTGGGCTTGCCCTTGGGCGCGTAAGAACTCCTCCTAGGGTCGAGCTCCGGGGGTGCGAATAAACTGTGACCAAGGGCCGGCTCGTTCAGCCAAGCTGGGGTGTAGCTGGTGATTTTCACCATTTTGTGCAGGTTGGGTGAAGACACTTCTTTTCGATTATGATGTATCAGGTCGACATTAAATTCGTGGAGCGCGTTACTGAGAGGGATGCTGGTCGGGATCAGCTAAACGATTGATTTTGTTTGAGCGAGACCGTCTGGTTTAAGCGCGCAAGGTCTACACACGTCTACGGGCCATATAAAACCGACGCGGttggcagcaaaaaaaaagatgctaTCAAGTGCATGCAGTTGACATTTTTGTGACAATAGGGAATGCCTGCCTAGAGTTCTTTCAGGCCCCAGCCTCAAATTTCTTGAACGCGCCGACGACCTCAAGCTTCTCTGCCGGGAAGTGACTGCTTATGTGGGGCACTTTTCTGTTAAGGACCCACCTTAGAACAAGCATTACCACCTCGTAAGGTACCTATTTTGCCTGCAAGTTGCACCAAGAAGGTTCCAATCGTGCATGAGTCCGGCGCGATTGACGCAGCGCTAGCTTCTCTCGCCAATTCGAGCTCGGGAGTCagatctagaactagcacAAAAACCGCGTACCTGGTTAAACGACAAAAGGAAAACCAGgaagagaaacaaaagagaacATCTGCCTTTGCAGCGTCATTCACTTTTGAACCACCAATTAGCTACACAAAGCAGACAATATGCAGTTCCGCGGAACGGTCGACCGGCTGGACAAGCCAAGTGCTTACTTCAACAAGCAACACAACAAGCGACGACGTACCGACAACGGCGATGATGatgcgccgccgcccccacCACAGGAGGACCCCCTCGCCAACTCGACAACGCTCTATGTTGGTAACCTGTATGTACTACGCCCACCAGTGCATCTTGGAACCTGGCCATGTAGCCATATCCGTCCCAGCTACTAATGTCTCCCACAGGTCATTCTACACAACTGAAGAGCAAGTATACGAGCTCTTCTCAAAGTGTGGCGAGATCAAGCGCCTTGTGATGGGCCTGGACCGCTTCAACAAGACGCCCTGCGGTTTCTGCTTCGTCGAGTACTACACCCACCAGGACGCGATCGACTGCATGAAGTACATTGGCGGCACCAAGCTGGACGAGCGTGTCATCCGCACAGATCTGGACCCGGGCTTCGAGGAGGGAAGGCAGTACGGCCGCGGCAAGTCTGGCGGTCAGGTCCGCGACGAATATCGTGAGGACTACGATGAGGGTCGCGGCGGCCTCGGTAGGGCAATCCAGATGGAGCGCGAGGCGCGCGCGAGAGAGCAGAGGGATTCTagggacgaggaggagcgtGGGCACTTGAGGTGAACAAATGCGCTTGTTTACTTGATGGCGCTTGGGAGGGTTTGTGTGATTTGCCCTTGTTTGATTCGGACAAAGGCACTCACTATATACTTGCCGGTGAGGGGCCAGGATC from Pyricularia oryzae 70-15 chromosome 4, whole genome shotgun sequence includes these protein-coding regions:
- a CDS encoding nuclear cap-binding protein subunit 2, with translation MQFRGTVDRLDKPSAYFNKQHNKRRRTDNGDDDAPPPPPQEDPLANSTTLYVGNLSFYTTEEQVYELFSKCGEIKRLVMGLDRFNKTPCGFCFVEYYTHQDAIDCMKYIGGTKLDERVIRTDLDPGFEEGRQYGRGKSGGQVRDEYREDYDEGRGGLGRAIQMEREARAREQRDSRDEEERGHLR